The Cutaneotrichosporon cavernicola HIS019 DNA, chromosome: 3 region GACGACACGGTTCCCACGCTCAACAAGTAGAAAAAAGACGAGGACAGTTGTCGTGACGGGTTGCGAGGGTAGGCAATATGCACAGCGAATGTGGCGGGCGAAAGCAAAAAAAGAGGCGAACGAGGGCAATGGGAGTGGCAGATACTAGAGTACTGGTTGACTTGTGGCGGTCCCAGAAGCATTAGCTGACAGATCGAAGAGCGAGTTCAGATGGAACGCTACAGTAGCCATGCGTTGTGCCCACGGTACAGTGACCAGCATATCCTCTACcccagcagctcgagcggcATGTAGTGAGTGGTGAGGCAGTTGCGCCGGCTCCATACACCTCAGACCCCCGCTTCGACATTGAGAACACAAGTACGATACATGGCGTAACAAAGACAACTCTTAACTATGACAACTACTATACGTTCTTGCCCTCCATACGGTTCAGCTCACGCCCTGCTCGCCGCTTGATCACCTTCCACACGGCCTTGCGCACACGCGCAACGTCCGACacacgctcgcgcgcctcctctAAGCGCTCCTTGTACTCATTACAGTCGGCTAGTAACTCCCAGAtacgctcgagcgcgtcgtcgacagcgTGCTGCTGGGTagggaggtcgaggttgtaCTTGATGTGGCGCTGGGCAAAGTGGTGGTTGGGGCCCATGGCAGCCCAGCGCGGGTCGTCAGCGACCGGCTTCGCCTCAAGTGTGAGACCGTCGGGGCACGTGAAGAGGCGGTGGACCGGCGTGAGCTTGGGGCCCGCCTTGGTCgtgggcgagctcggctgcGGTGGGTCGGCAGCAGTGCCAGGCTTCGTCGCGCTGAACGAAATCTCTGGAGCTGGCTGGGTGTTCAACAGCTCCTGCGTGACTCTCCAAAGGTTGTCCGTGTCCGAGACATGGGGAAGCGGTGGGATGCGCTCCTCGTTGCTGGCTTTGGCATGGCCGTTGGCCCCCATGGCCACAATGCCGTTCACTGCTCCGTCGGTGCCATCGGCCACCGTGCCAGACGCCTCGCCGTTCACGGCTGGCCGACGGAAGGGAGGCACGTCACGCTCACGCATACGCAGCACCTCGCGCATCCGTCCCAAGGCTTGCATCAGGCCtttctcgccctcgagtAAGTCGGCAGCCGTGTGCTGCAAGCCGCGCTCCATCGTGTCGTCGCCCAAAGAGTACCGGAAGGCGGGACTCGTGACAATGTCGAGGTAGCTACGGGGCAAGGCGAGCATAGGCGCAAGGTCTTCTGTGGAGAGAGGTGGAGACGGGCTGCGGAGGTGCGGGAGAAGATATTGGTCGTCTTCTTGCTTGAGCTTCTTCCGTGTGCGGCGACGCTCCTCCGCGTCGACAATGTTCTGCGGGGCGGGGacaccgagctcggctgCGGATTCTGGgagcagctgctcgagaCACAAGCGCATCCTCTTGCGGGTGCGCCGGTCGCGTTGCGTCTCGTCGAATGTCGGACCCCATGAGCACATCTTGCCCACACGCTGCCAGCGCGCATTAGGCTCGAGCTTGTTGCCCTCGTTGGTTACGAACGTGCTGTAGACGTCATCGcgggaggaagacgaggtcgccgacgacggaGATGGTGGGTCGTAGTGAGTCGGGAGGTCGTTCGACGGAAGAACTGCGAGGTCTTGGGGATTGGGCCGCCGAGTCGGGTGCGCGGCCTGTGGAGGATTCCGGGCGTAGCCGGGTGGCATGGTGgggctggagtcagctcTCTGGTCTCCACAGGCAggaagaggttgagagAGTGAGTTCAGAGGTTTATAAGCGTTGATGGTTTTATCGTCACCGCCCGGAGGCATGCAGATATTGTTCACAGTTGTGACATCATGTAGAGAAGGGAATGGAATGGGAACTCACCGATACAAAGGCGTTGTTGTGGCTTACGCAACAAGGGGAATGTGGGTCATGGGAAGCTCGACCTAACCGTCAGCGTCTGGTCCATAGAGAACAAGctgggaaggaggagaatCATACGCATAGGATGTAGTCAGGCTCTCCGAGGAGAATCCTACATATGCTTGTCAAAATTTAATGTCTAATCATAAAGgtgcgaggagggggaaaGTCGCGCGGTGCGATGACGAGACTTACCTTGTCAGAGCTTCCAACTCGAGCCCTGTCGACGCTGCACTGCGCGCAGATAGCTAAACAGTCAGTAACTGTTCATCAAGCAGATGAGAAGGGAGAGCATCATAAATTTGGGTATAGATAATTGAGTCGTCTTTGCCCGAAGGCTTCTCGAGTAGCGATTCTTGTTCGTAATCCTTTGGAGAAGTGGGAGAGACACTTACCAGAGTCGCAGGTGCGTGGGCGGTGGCCTCGCAGATCTCGGTGGTGAGACTGAGTGGATGAGTAaagatgaagaagatgggagagaaggagaaaGAACAGAGGTGGATAGAGTTGGACTGTACGACAAAAGGTTGAGAGAGAGCAAGCGCGTTGGCTGGATCGACTAACCGTCCGTTCGCACCCGGCATTTCGGGGTTAGCCGTGAGGCACAAGATTCCACGTGGCACATGATGGTCGTTGGGTGGCGAATGTCTGGCCCTTACTTGTTGTGCATGTGCCTGTTCTTTCGGATCTAGGCCTCCAGGCATTGTTCTCTGTTACGCACCTGGGTACCTGCTATTACAGTCTTCGACTGTCTTACATCCACAAACACCATGACCAAGTccttcctcgagctgcgaAGGCAGCTACTAGGCCTGTCGCCGGACGACAGGAGAGGTGAGTAGCCAGCCTCGCCCCACTAATACCAGACCTCGTGACTGAGCTGTTATGGTCGCTCCCGCGCCAAGGTGGGTGCGGGATGGGATGAGCTGACGCGCAGACGTACTCCGAATCCACTCTCGCATCTCGGACATGATGCAGAAGGACATTGTTGGGGTGAGTCGGCGGCTGGCGTCGGGCTAACCTCAGCTTCTTCCGCCCGAGATCAGCGTGCGCATCCTCTCCCAACTTTCGGCCGACGACCTGCTGCGTTGCAAGGCTGTATCCCGCGCCTGGTCCAAGCTGTGTGACGATCAAGGTTTGTGCTTCTTTGTTCagactgacaccagcgaTCTGGATATGTCTTTGTGCGCGCAACACGCCGGCCATTGTGCCCCAGCACACAACATGGAACGACCTCGAGTGCCACCgacagcgcgcgcgcgccgcaaGCCCAAACGCATCACGTCTGTATGGTGACGAGAGCTTTGAGTATGCCGACGATGGCGACTCACATATCATGGCCATGACACCGTCGCCCAGCGCACGTCGCACAGTCTGGGAGCGCAACTCTTCTGGCCTCCCAACATACCAGCGGGCGGTCGCGTTCTCCCCACCGCCCGCGGCGCCAACCGGGACTGCCCCAGAACCCGTGATACCCtcccacctcggcctccccACAGCCTTCCCGCGCGTGAGTTACAAGCACCTCTACCTTGTGCggcgcatcctcgcccgGCGCATGACGTACCTTCGCCCGGCGGACCTCGAGACACCCGGCCGCCGCTCCGGCACGTCTTGGAACCCGCGCGTCGTGATTATCAACCCGACGTCATCACAGGAACACGGCGGCTTGCCAGGACACACCGAGAGCATCTACTCGCTGCACCTCATCAAGCGCCACATGAACATCTCGTGCCGgatcggcgaggtcgatgacGCGCTCTACAGTCTCTTAGCCCCCGTATCCAACGACATCTTCggctcgaccgcgtcgcccAGCCGTTCCGGCCTGGGAGCGAGCCCAGTccggtcctcgacgtcctcatccttccATGTCAGCGGGCGCGACTGGCTTCTCTCCGCGTCTCGCGACAAGACGATGCGCCTCTGGCAATTATCTCCTACCCCGCGTGTCGTCAAGGTGTTTGCTGGCGGGCATACAGGCTCGATCTTGACGCACTTCGTTGCCGAGATCCCCGTCGAAGACTCGTCCAGCCGCTCCCCGCTCGGCTCGTATTCTGGGGCGCGCTCCCCACCCAAGTCGCCATCACCAATGCGCGACAGCCCCAAGACGCGTCTCGTTGCCATcagcggtggcggcgacggaaAGATCTGTCTCTGGGACATTGAGCACGGCGACGGGACACCCGAGAAAACTATCCAAGCACACTCGGACTCAGTCTTCTTCCTGCGcggagacgacgagaaggtTGTCAGCTGCTCGAAGGGTGAGCTAGCTGAATCGCATCTTAGCTGACCTCAGATCGCACCATCCGCGTATTTGACATCCGCACACTTGAAGAGCTCGTCGTGATTGAGGATACGTCGGACGGGCACCGTGGGGCCATTAACGCCGTGGATATCACCAAGGAGTTCATGTAAGCTATCGTGCTCGCCCAAGCTTACACCAGCGTCTCGGCGTCAGGCGACCGTACCATCAAGGTGTGGGACATCAACGACGGGCGCTTGCGGGCTAGCCTCGACGCACATGTCCGCGGTATCACGTCGATGGCGTTCGAGCCGTATTCCTCTAGCCTGGCGGGATGGAAACCCGAGGTGCCCGGGAGCGTGTTATGCGCAACGCTCGTGACGGGCTCGTCTGACGCATCGATCAAGACTTTCCACGTCGTACAGCTCCCCCCGTCagccgagcttgacgaggtcacGTTccgcgacatgctcgactTGGACGCGGACGAGCCGCGCGTCCGATACGCGATCCAGCCCGGGGTTGAATACCACGCCGTTTGTGCGTGCCCTGTGCCCACACGGCCTAGCCCGAGCGGGTGCATGAGATGCTTTAACCGCGGACACACCGAGCTGGTGCGCTCTCTCTACCTTGGCGACCAGGTTACTCTGTCTGCGAGCTACGATAAGACAATCAAGATGTGGGAGCGCTCGACGGGGCGGCTCATCTTCGACTTCTCGGGGTGCCATAAAGGAAGCGTGTTTGCTATCACGGGTGACCATACCCGTGTCGTCAGTTCTGGCATCGACGCCAAGATTGCGATTGTCGACTTTGCTGATGGGCTTGACACGGCGTTTGTGTAGTGTGTTGTATTGCTTGTACTATATGCATAACGAACTCTCCATGAACCAAACAAGATCTACAACACCTGTCTAACCTGTACACGGTCGTCGGCCTCCAAGCACCGCACCCACACGTCACCCTCCCATGCGAAGGGGAACGTCTTGTAggcctgtcgtcagctaGTTAACGGCGAATGTCCAGCTGACTTACCTGTGGGAGTACGAGGCGATTCCACACGCCTGCTGCTAGTCGCTTATGAGCCTCCTCAGACGGATGGAAGCAGTCGATGGGGGACACTGCTTCAATCGGGTagtgctcgaggtcgagcgccgTTCCAGGTTGCCTGTGTTAGGTATCGTCGTCATTCGGGTAGCTAACACTCACCAGATAGCCGCAAACGTGCTGTTCCGCTCGGCGTCCCATTGGCGTACCCGGTGGCGCACAGCCTCATCGTACGCCTGGCCCAGTTCATCCATCCGTCGACGCGTGTAGTCGCCCACAGGTCCAGGCAGGGTCGCGCACGAACACTCGagtgggagatggggaaCGGGAGGATGGTACGGCCCTtgactggggtcagcgcgGACTCAGCCGGGCGTACCAGTATGGGTCGTCAAGGGTGAGCTTGTACACGGCGCTAACGCGGAAGAGGCCGACTGGCGTGAGCTGACCTGGATATGCCGGAGCTCACCGATGTTGACGATCAGACGTGCTGGTGTAAGCTCTGACGCAGACCAACAAGCTTACGGATATGCTGCCGGAGGACCTCTACTGCGGCAGAGACTCCGGCTGCGAATTCCTCAGGTGATCCAGGCCCTAGTGGGAGGTTGGCTGTTGTTAGCTGCGTTTCCCTATCTGAGCTCACAGGAAAGACAGAAGGCGCACTGCAATCAGATCAAAAGTCACTCAGCTGGCTCACAATGTCGTTGGCCCCAACGGCGAGATTGACATACGTCCACCCCGCTCTCACGCTGGCATTGAGCGCCTTGTATCGCGGCACGAGATCTGCGTGAGCTGGATCAAAAAAGTCAACTCACCTTTCGCCTGACCAAGTAGGCTGGCGGCAATGCTTCCACTGATGGCGCCATTAAGTCCGTCGGAGGGAGGATGGCATCCCTCGCCAAGACCAACACACAGCACCGGGTGGCGGCCGTAACTCATCCCTACCACTGGATTGTAGTGCGAGAGAAGGTTGGGAATGGTGAGTgcaccctcgtcgccgcccgcgGCGTAGGATAGTCCTCGCCATTCCTGAATATCGGGGACACCGGGATTTGGGGCCTGTAGCTCAGAAGGTGCAAGGAAGGTAACCTGTCCCTCTTCCtgtggcgaggaaggtgtgtGCGTCTGTGGGTCCCAACCGCCCCGCGCAAGTAGAGCGGCACTGATCGAGTCGCCGAGGGCCATGACGACCGAGAAGTCGTCGGGACGTCTGGTGTGAACTCAATAGTCTACATGATACTCACACGTCGTCTACGCGGGTTGGGATCGGACGTGGCCTGAGTGGCGGACAGTgatcgaggtcggcgaAGCGCACAAAGGTGCCGGGCAGGTCGCGTTCCCTGCCGGGCTTGTGtggtgcggcggcgacaaggccaagcaaTAACGATAGGCCCCACATGGCCTCCTAAGGTTAGTTGAGAGTGAGATGAAGAGTAGCAAGGGACGTGGGTGGCGGATGGCGGAGGCGCAAGGGGCCGGGTCATGGAACCAAATACTTGTACACCGTGGGAAACCTCTGAATCTCGGCTAAGGGATATGGGGCTGTAACCGTTTACCCGTTTGCCTGCCTTTCCTCATCAAAGATCTGACACCCATGTCGCTACGCTCACTGTGCCCTCTCGTGCGCCCGCTCCACACTCGCGCGCTGCACACGACATGTGCAGTTCGGAAAGTCGACGACCTCTTGGCCAAGTTCAAGAacccgtcgtcgccatACTACATGGCTCCTGGCGAAGTTGGTCCCGCCTCACCTGACGACCATACCGTCTCCCGCCCGCTTCCGGAGGAGGATGTAGATTGGGTTGCGCCGCCGTTTACTAGGCATGATCGGGCCCCGAAATTGCCCCATATGGATCGGGGGTATGATCGGCAACGGGCGACGGTGCACGAGTGGTTCGACTCGAATGGGTTCGATTCCGAGGGGCGCGTCGAGTGGCCCGTGGCGTGGGGCGACAGCGACATGTACCGGTGAGTTCGGGTTTGTTTCTCTCCGGGTGTATGGAGGACTCTCCGGGTGTATGGAGGAGAACATTGTCACAATGACAATCCAAGGGCAGCTCTCGCGCATCatctgacaccagacaCATCAACAACGTCTCGTACTGCCGCTATGTCGAGTCTGCGCGGATGAAATGGATCGAGTCGCTCGTTCCCGACCTTGGTGAGGTCGGGCAAGACTACCTTGTGAGTTACCAAATTCGCTCAaaactgacagcagtacGGCCGGCGCACCGGCTTCATCCTCAAAGAACAGGCGGTACGATATCGCTACCCCGTAACTTACCCCGATTCAGTGAGTGCCAACTATACATGTACTCACCCAAGCTCATCATCGCAAGCAAACCACACTCGATCAAACCCGAGCGCTCAGAGTTCAAGATCCACTGCGCGATGTGGTCGCTCAAGGCCAACCGGCTTGCCTTGACCTGCGAGTCGTGTGTTTCTTCACCTTGCACTGAACTCACTCCAGAACCTGCACAATCTACGACTTTGATAAGCTTAAGAAGGGCATCATGTCGGATGCGGTGCGCGACGTGCTCATGGCGCGGGCCCATTAAGATGGCTGTAGGGCCTACTCTGGACCAAGAAGATTACATGAGACATGAGATGCAGACACACTCGTAGATCTACTGTATAACGATGTGGGACGACGCGACCCTTCTGAGAACAATAGGCTTGGCAGGGGTGCGGCGCGTCGCTTATTGTCCTTCTGTACTAGCTCGGGGAACACGTAGGCCACAGCTCGAGATCAGTACTCGTTCGAGTTGCTCTGACATAGTCTGGGAGTCGTACTCGTACGAGTTGCTCTGACATATGCCTGTGGGAGTCGCCAGGCTCACCGCGACAGCGCCGGGCCAAGTGGCCCCATGGGCCCACTGTCACACCAGCGCCACCTCACGGACCCCGGGCCTCCGCAAGGACCATGGGGAATGATGGCGCGGGGGGTGGGCGTGTCCTGTTCCCATTTCCAGCACCCAGTTCCAGCACAGCACCCAGTTCCAGAGCCCTGATCCCTACCCCAAAGTAAGAAGAAGCCAGTCGCGTCTGTTGAAATCCATCGCTCCGTTGGAATTGATCAGAACCCAAAAAAACGAGATCCAGAGATCCGGATCAAGAGTCTGCGCCACTGCTGTGAACAGGTGTCTGCCAATTCGCTTCCGGGGCATATGGGCTCACGGGCCCGTGGTCTGTCGGCTTGGAGTTTATCATATTACCAGGTCATGTGGCGCAGGGAAGTTGAAGTGTGTGGTCAGACCACTCCTTCAGGTGACATTGCATTCGGCGTTCGTACATTACTCGCGTCCGCCCCACCAAGTCCACTTCTGGGACGGACGCGTCGTTGTCGTCTCCCGCGGAATGGCCAGCCTTCAATGCTTTGTTGGCTGAGCCTGAAGCAACAACGGACCTGCCGGAGACTTGGCGCGGGTATTAGCCCACCCAACGTTAGGCAGAAAGAGACCAGAGTGGCTGACAGGCCAAAGCAACCAAAGCAAGCAAAGCAGGCACGTTCCTATCTGACGCGTCTACATGAGCGCCACTGCCTCATCCCCAAATTAACTAGCGTTACATGGAACCGGAATGGTCAGATGATCAGATGATCAAGATAGATGCATGTTGCATGTAGGCCCAATTGCCCAAGATGAGTATTGTTACAGCAAATACAAACACGCCTGGCCGGCAGGCTGGCAGACATGGAATGACGCAAGAGGTTTTGGAATGTGGATCATCGAGGATGCAACATTAACTTGACCGCTACGCCTCATATGATATGTCTTGGCTCGATGGCGCCTCACGCCCCCCTCGAACGCTGGGACGCAAAGCCCGctgcggcgaggagcatCGTCTCGCTCTCGGAGCGGGTTaagacgacctcgtcccaGTCGAGTTCGGGGACTGGTACACGACGTCTCCGACTCCGCCGGGGTTGGGGCGATGGCGTGAGTGGTGTGAGGGGTTTCATCTTCATTGGCGTGAGGCGGCCTAGGATCGAGGATCGCTtttccttcttctccttgggAACAAGAGGTGATGGAGTAAACGTATgtgacgaggtggaggagacgaCTGGCGGAGGGGGCGGGGCACATGACGGCGAAATACCGCTGGC contains the following coding sequences:
- a CDS encoding uncharacterized protein (A Receptor for Ubiquitination Targets); amino-acid sequence: MTKSFLELRRQLLGLSPDDRRDLVTELLWSLPRQDVLRIHSRISDMMQKDIVGLLPPEISVRILSQLSADDLLRCKAVSRAWSKLCDDQAIWICLCARNTPAIVPQHTTWNDLECHRQRARAASPNASRLYGDESFEYADDGDSHIMAMTPSPSARRTVWERNSSGLPTYQRAVAFSPPPAAPTGTAPEPVIPSHLGLPTAFPRVSYKHLYLVRRILARRMTYLRPADLETPGRRSGTSWNPRVVIINPTSSQEHGGLPGHTESIYSLHLIKRHMNISCRIGEVDDALYSLLAPVSNDIFGSTASPSRSGLGASPVRSSTSSSFHVSGRDWLLSASRDKTMRLWQLSPTPRVVKVFAGGHTGSILTHFVAEIPVEDSSSRSPLGSYSGARSPPKSPSPMRDSPKTRLVAISGGGDGKICLWDIEHGDGTPEKTIQAHSDSVFFLRGDDEKVVSCSKDRTIRVFDIRTLEELVVIEDTSDGHRGAINAVDITKEFIVSASGDRTIKVWDINDGRLRASLDAHVRGITSMAFEPYSSSLAGWKPEVPGSVLCATLVTGSSDASIKTFHVVQLPPSAELDEVTFRDMLDLDADEPRVRYAIQPGVEYHAVCACPVPTRPSPSGCMRCFNRGHTELVRSLYLGDQVTLSASYDKTIKMWERSTGRLIFDFSGCHKGSVFAITGDHTRVVSSGIDAKIAIVDFADGLDTAFV
- a CDS encoding uncharacterized protein (Thioesterase-like superfamily), which gives rise to MSLRSLCPLVRPLHTRALHTTCAVRKVDDLLAKFKNPSSPYYMAPGEVGPASPDDHTVSRPLPEEDVDWVAPPFTRHDRAPKLPHMDRGYDRQRATVHEWFDSNGFDSEGRVEWPVAWGDSDMYRHINNVSYCRYVESARMKWIESLVPDLGEVGQDYLYGRRTGFILKEQAVRYRYPVTYPDSLIIASKPHSIKPERSEFKIHCAMWSLKANRLALTCESTCTIYDFDKLKKGIMSDAVRDVLMARAH
- a CDS encoding uncharacterized protein (Expressed protein) — translated: MWGLSLLLGLVAAAPHKPGRERDLPGTFVRFADLDHCPPLRPRPIPTRVDDVRPDDFSVVMALGDSISAALLARGGWDPQTHTPSSPQEEGQVTFLAPSELQAPNPGVPDIQEWRGLSYAAGGDEGALTIPNLLSHYNPVVGMSYGRHPVLCVGLGEGCHPPSDGLNGAISGSIAASLLGQAKDLVPRYKALNASVRAGWTYVNLAVGANDICAFCLSSNLPLGPGSPEEFAAGVSAAVEVLRQHIPRLIVNIVGLFRVSAVYKLTLDDPYCQGPYHPPVPHLPLECSCATLPGPVGDYTRRRMDELGQAYDEAVRHRVRQWDAERNSTFAAIWQPGTALDLEHYPIEAVSPIDCFHPSEEAHKRLAAGVWNRLVLPQAYKTFPFAWEGDVWVRCLEADDRVQVRQVL